TGGAAATTCACAAGCTGCCACGCAATTGAGGGGTGAAGATGCAAGACCTCATCGATTTCGTCCAGGCCAACTCGGCGCTGGGTTGGACAATCCTATCGAATCATCGACCATCAGCGGCCAGACCGTCGAGATCCGGAAATGCGCACGATCTCGGCCGGTCGGCTTCGACGCAAAACATGCGGACCACCGCAGACGGGGACAGTCGGTCCCGCGTCCCGTCCTGCGGCCGGCGCTATGCTGACGCTCCTACGGCTGTCCTGTTCACCGCCCGCGGCGGGGGCGAATTTCCTCCGTCCTACGCGCGGCAATTGTCCGCTGTTGCGGACGCGCGCAGGACTGCGTTTTATACGCCGTCCTTCCTTTGGGCGCCGACGGTCGCCGGCGCGGGGACGGGTGGGCATGGAACCGAATCCGAGGCAGGGTATTGAATCGGACTATGTATCCGAGTTCCGCATGTCGGCTGTAGACGGCACCCTCAGTAAAAGGCGCACACGGCCCAGAGACTCAGAATCTGTCCCTACAAATCGGCTCCCGCGGTTTCGTCCCTTCCAGCTATGCACGCTGACAGACCACATACCGGTCGGCGGGGATTGGCTTTTCGAGATGAAGTTCGACGGCTATCGTGCCCAAGTCGCCATCTCCGGCTCGAACGTCGTTGTCTATACCCGCAATGGCCACGACTGGACCCGACAGTTCAAGGTCATCCTACCGCCGCTTCAGAGACTAACCAAAGGCGCGGTGCTGATCGATGGTGAGATCGTCGCCATCGACAGTCAGGGCCGCACGAACTTCTCCATGCTGAAAACCGGCATCGCCGCGGGTATGCCCCTCAAGTTCTACGCCTTCGATCTGCTTGAATTCGATGGCGAAGATCTGTCGACCCTGCCGCTCCTTGAGCGCAAGGCGCGACTTGAGTCCCTGCTGGGCGCGCGCCGCCCTGACGACAGCCTGCAATTCTCCAGCCACATCGTCGACCAGGGCAGAAGGGTGTTCGACGCCATGTGCGAGGGCGGCCACGAAGGCGTCATCGCCAAGCGCGCCGACAGCTCCTACGTCGGCGACCGCACCGGGAGTTGGCTCAAGATCAAGTGCACGAAGCGACAGGAATTCGTCGTCGGCGGCTACCGCCCAAGTGACACAGGACGTGGCATGGCATCGTTGATCCTCGGCACTTACGAGAATGGCAAGCTCATCTATCGCGGCCGAGTCGGCACGGGGTTCACCGCGGCGATGCGCAAGGACATCCTCGCGAAGCTCGAGAAACGCCGTGTTGAGAAACCGGCTTTCGTCTCCGTTCCGAGAGACATTGCCCGCCGTGCCCGGTGGGTGAAGCCCGAGCTAGTTGCCGAAGTCACCTATGCCGAAGTGACACCGGACGGCAGCTTGCGACATCCAAGCTTTGAGGGCATGCGCGAAGATAAGCGAGCCGACCAAGTGGTAATGGAAATGCCGAAGACGCCGGCAACTCGTGGCTCCGCCAATCTCGATCCCGGAATCGGCAAGGAGATCGCCGCTGCTGTCGGCGTCAAGCTGACGCATCCAGACAAGGTCATGTATCCCGGGACCAAGGTGACCAA
This region of Mesorhizobium sp. C432A genomic DNA includes:
- the ligD gene encoding DNA ligase D, whose translation is MSAVDGTLSKRRTRPRDSESVPTNRLPRFRPFQLCTLTDHIPVGGDWLFEMKFDGYRAQVAISGSNVVVYTRNGHDWTRQFKVILPPLQRLTKGAVLIDGEIVAIDSQGRTNFSMLKTGIAAGMPLKFYAFDLLEFDGEDLSTLPLLERKARLESLLGARRPDDSLQFSSHIVDQGRRVFDAMCEGGHEGVIAKRADSSYVGDRTGSWLKIKCTKRQEFVVGGYRPSDTGRGMASLILGTYENGKLIYRGRVGTGFTAAMRKDILAKLEKRRVEKPAFVSVPRDIARRARWVKPELVAEVTYAEVTPDGSLRHPSFEGMREDKRADQVVMEMPKTPATRGSANLDPGIGKEIAAAVGVKLTHPDKVMYPGTKVTKATLAAYYAVVAEKMLPHIQDRPLSLVRDTDGDLQQTFFQKHRLPGMPKAIHDGQLEKMSGKESRILWVDDLAGLIAGVQMNVLEFHIWGSLRQQPDLPHRMIFDIDPDEGLGFTAVKQAALDIRGILEALGLQSWPLLSGGKGVHVVVPLVPEADWDEVKSFCQDFAELLARTDPSRFLANMSRAKRKGRIFLDYLRNGQGSTAICPWSTRARAGAACAVPVSWKELPSCESANGFDVFAAAARAQLPEAWEGYFDVEQTLTDRIRHAVR